One genomic region from Amaranthus tricolor cultivar Red isolate AtriRed21 chromosome 12, ASM2621246v1, whole genome shotgun sequence encodes:
- the LOC130828229 gene encoding LOW QUALITY PROTEIN: codeine O-demethylase (The sequence of the model RefSeq protein was modified relative to this genomic sequence to represent the inferred CDS: deleted 1 base in 1 codon) — MMKEQLQGNLVQEIAKICKIEIPENFIHKNGYPQNKLDSVPWMDDFVIDFSLLTCSSSEAELELAKLQLALSQWGCFQAVNHGISSKFLDEVREVSQQFFALPLEEKRKYSKKMNDFDGYGNDMTLPGQPTLDWTDRLYLTVYPEDQRKIEVIHGYTLKNRAIFEPLLKAMARSLNLEENCFVKEHRDVVKMAARFNLYPQCPSPEIVLGIKPHADGTTITTLLQDKEVNGLQVEKDDQWYRVPIVPDALFINVGDLDACFMFILTVQIMSNGVLKSPLHRVVTNSERQRITVAMFFFPKPDKEVGPIPELFTGDKPPMYNKVRHYENIFFENYQLGKRALHAVRL; from the exons ATGATGAAGGAACAGCTCCAAGGGAATCTAGTTCAAGAGATAGCCAAAATCTGTAAAATTGAAATCCCAGAAAATTTCATTCATAAAAATGGATACCCACAAAATAAACTTGATTCTGTCCCATGGATGGATGATTTTGTTATTGACTTTTCactccttacttgttcatcttCTGAAGCTGAACTTGAACTGGCCAAGCTTCAATTAGCTCTCAGTCAATGGGGTTGTTTTCAG GCTGTAAATCACGGCATATCAAGTAAATTCCTTGATGAAGTACGAGAAGTAAGCCAGCAATTTTTTGCACTGCCTTTAGAAGAGAAACGGAAGTACTCGAAAAAGATGAATGACTTTGATGGATATGGGAATGACATGACTCTTCCGGGGCAGCCAACCCTTGATTGGACTGACCGCCTTTATCTTACAGTTTATCCCGAAGATCAGCGAAAAAT AGAGGTTATACATGGATATACATTGAAGAATAGGGCAATATTTGAACCTCTACTGAAGGCGATGGCTCGTTCCTTGAACTTAGAGGAAAATTGCTTTGTGAAAGAGCACAGGGATGTGGTGAAAATGGCTGCAAGGTTCAATTTGTATCCTCAGTGTCCATCCCCTGAAATTGTTCTCGGTATCAAACCACACGCAGATGGAACAACAATTACAACGCTCTTGCAAGACAAGGAAGTGAATGGGCTTCAAGTAGAAAAAGATGATCAGTGGTACAGAGTTCCCATTGTACCTGATGCATTATTTATCAATGTTGGTGACT TAGACGCCTGCTTTATGTTTATACTTACGGTGCAGATAATGAGCAATGGCGTTCTGAAAAGTCCTTTGCATAGGGTGGTGACAAACTCT GAAAGACAAAGAATAACTGTGGCAATGTTCTTCTTCCCGAAACCTGATAAGGAGGTTGGACCGATACCTGAACTGTTTACAGGCGACAAGCCTCCGATGTACAATAAAGTGAGgcattatgaaaatattttcttcGAGAACTACCAGCTCGGAAAGAGAGCATTGCACGCTGTCAGATTGTAA
- the LOC130828662 gene encoding uncharacterized protein LOC130828662, whose translation MTLFTQSMLGIKRVSVGPSGWGDVTNQSVPADCVCLLPYGGTCGPSTPRTTVQSTGRPTAPCSESEEEPQNVEQIGPQQQIQYKRRLTNELRQLILQDLLSLKVSDSLPHCTFKRIAQKYGYTHRTIRNLWKRAIQTKEAHKPYNVESKFKNCGRKRVVIPPNLLESRPIGERTCIRDVATCLDLAPSTVWRLIKRGEIKAHSNPLHPALTDASKLRRVEWILSLIQEDTIQRHPIYKGMYDYIHIDEKWFYLTKKTQRVYLAHKEKVPYRAAKSSKFIPKAMFLGAVNRPRWNRFGQCTFDGKIGIFPFINMVPAQRDSKNRPRGSIEIKPTESVNQEVYRSMLIQQLIPAILRKWPSDGPSIIFIQQDNARVHITNDDPIWQQHNRQGGLTFILTQQPPNSPDCNILDLGFFRSMQSLMHKKMSKNITELITAVEDAFGELHPKTLTNVWISLQHHLNEILKVKGSNDYIQPHFGKKVEEDNGIKDSSENPNTIG comes from the exons atgaccctgtttactcagtcaatg CTGGGTATCAAGCGCGTATCTGTGGGCCCCtcgggctggggcgatgtgaccaACCAGTCCGTTCCAGCGGACTGTGTGTGCCTGCTCCCCTATGGCGGCACGTGTGGACCGTCGACCCCGCGGACAACAGTCCAATCCACTGGGCGACCAACAGCACCTTG TTCTGAATCCGAAGAAGAGCCACAGAATGTGGAACAAATAGGACCACAGCAACAAATTCAGTATAAGCGAAGACTCACGAATGAGTTAAGGCAACTTATTTTGCAAGACTTGTTGTCACTAAAGGTTAGTGACTCACTTCCTCATTGTACATTCAAACGCATAGCTCAAAAATACGGCTACACACATAGAACCATCCGAAATTTATGGAAAcgagcaatacaaaccaaggaaGCACACAAACCATACAATGTGGAATCCAAGTTCAAAAATTGTGGAAGAAAAAGAGTCGTCATACCACCAAACTTACTTGAGTCTAGACCCATTGGCGAACGCACTTGCATTAGAGATGTTGCAACATGTTTAGATTTGGCACCGTCAACGGTGTGGAGGTTGATAAAAAGAGGCGAGATAAAGGCTCATTCAAATCCATTACACCCGGCTTTAACCGATGCCAGCAAACTAAGGAGGGTGGAGTGGATTTTGAGCCTTATCCAAGAAGACACAATTCAAAGACACCCGATTTACAAAGGAATGTACGATTATATTCACATTGACGAgaagtggttttatttaaccaAGAAAACGCAAAGGGTTTATTTAGCACACAAAGAAAAGGTCCCATATAGAGCAGCGAAGTCATCAAAGTTCATACCTAAGGCCATGTTCTTAGGGGCCGTTAATAGGCCTAGATGGAATCGTTTTGGTCAATGCACGTTTGATGGGAAAATTGGAATTTTCCCTTTTATTAATATGGTGCCAGCACAAAGAGATTCAAAGAATCGACCAAGGGGTTCAATTGAAATTAAACCAACCGAATCAGTCAATCAAGAAGTTTATAGGAGTATGCTTATACAACAATTGATTCCGGCTATACTAAGAAAATGGCCAAGTGATGGAccttctattatttttattcaacaagataatgcaagggTTCATATCACAAACGATGATCCAATATGGCAACAACACAATAGGCAAGGGGGTTTAACTTTCATTCTTACTCAACAACCTCCAAATAGTCCGGATTGTAATATTCTAGACTTGGGTTTCTTTAGGAGCATGCAATCACTTATGCATAAAAAGATGTCCAAAAACATTACAGAATTAATCACAGCAGTTGAGGATGCATTCGGAGAGTTACATCCAAAGACCTTAACTAATGTGTGGATCTCATTACAACACCATTTAAATGAGATTTTAAAAGTTAAGGGGTCTAATGACTACATACAACCCCACTTTGGaaagaaggttgaagaagacaatggcaTTAAGGATTCAAGTGAGAATCCTAACACAATTGGTTAG